One genomic window of Sodaliphilus pleomorphus includes the following:
- a CDS encoding ExbD/TolR family protein: MGKVKVKKKDARIDMTAMSDVTVLLLIFFLLTSTFLQKEPVTVITPESVSEDKVPDSKLMTVLVSPKGQVYMELIGTVDTTVMSSENLRKNALGKMCEKYNVKLTAKEVKDFSKMNSFGVPMKNLKQWLDLNSDDRDKALKEGPGIPIAMTEYNGKTTEFQDWVKAVSEVMESAGEAQDIRDGKGIAIKADATTPYRMVELVMNNLQSINRNKFTLMTALKKEEEK, translated from the coding sequence ATGGGAAAAGTCAAAGTAAAGAAAAAAGACGCGCGCATAGACATGACGGCTATGTCCGACGTTACCGTTCTTCTGCTGATTTTCTTCTTGTTGACTTCAACTTTCCTTCAGAAGGAGCCTGTGACCGTGATCACGCCAGAGTCGGTTTCTGAAGACAAGGTGCCCGATTCCAAACTGATGACCGTGCTCGTTAGCCCCAAGGGGCAAGTCTACATGGAACTCATCGGTACTGTCGACACCACTGTGATGTCTTCTGAAAACCTGCGCAAGAATGCTCTGGGCAAGATGTGCGAGAAATACAATGTCAAGCTCACTGCCAAAGAGGTCAAAGACTTCTCTAAGATGAACTCCTTTGGCGTTCCAATGAAAAATTTGAAGCAATGGCTCGATCTCAACTCCGATGATCGTGACAAAGCTTTGAAGGAAGGCCCAGGCATCCCTATCGCCATGACCGAATATAACGGCAAGACCACCGAATTCCAAGATTGGGTGAAAGCCGTGTCGGAGGTGATGGAAAGCGCTGGCGAGGCACAAGACATCAGAGACGGTAAGGGTATTGCGATCAAGGCCGATGCCACGACGCCATACCGCATGGTGGAATTAGTGATGAACAACCTGCAGTCAATCAACCGTAATAAGTTTACATTGATGACCGCTCTTAAGAAGGAGGAGGAAAAATAA
- a CDS encoding ExbD/TolR family protein, producing the protein MAKKNLSHQKKFDTRIDFTPMVDMNMLLITFFMLCTTMLKSQTLKIALPTNNDDSKTEQNQNQAAESQAITIIIDGKEVDDERLGARSNPQDVKFYYYEGQLNLADLSNFKEAKGITSGDNKNMNYLRSIFMEKNKEALKLIAVEKKKWEKHQFSKNDAANDSLYQAAATKIRQRDDLHPPIVMIKPTGRASYSDVVAILDEMQINNISRFQIETLSKDDSTALAKRGVVLPPVGK; encoded by the coding sequence ATGGCAAAGAAAAATTTAAGTCATCAAAAGAAGTTTGATACTCGAATCGACTTTACCCCTATGGTCGATATGAACATGCTTCTGATCACCTTCTTCATGCTGTGTACCACAATGTTGAAGTCGCAAACCCTGAAGATCGCGCTGCCCACCAACAACGACGACAGCAAGACCGAGCAAAACCAGAACCAGGCTGCCGAGTCGCAGGCCATCACCATCATCATCGATGGCAAGGAGGTCGACGACGAGCGTCTCGGTGCTCGCTCCAATCCTCAGGACGTGAAGTTCTACTACTACGAGGGCCAGCTCAACCTGGCCGATCTGTCCAACTTCAAAGAAGCTAAGGGCATCACCTCGGGCGACAATAAGAATATGAACTACCTGCGTTCTATCTTCATGGAGAAGAACAAAGAAGCGCTCAAGCTCATTGCCGTTGAGAAAAAGAAATGGGAAAAACATCAGTTCAGCAAGAACGATGCAGCCAACGATTCTCTCTACCAGGCTGCTGCTACCAAGATTCGCCAGCGCGACGACTTGCATCCACCCATCGTGATGATCAAGCCCACTGGACGTGCAAGCTATAGCGACGTTGTTGCCATTCTCGATGAGATGCAAATCAACAACATTTCTCGTTTCCAGATTGAAACACTCAGCAAGGACGACTCTACAGCTCTCGCCAAGAGAGGCGTGGTGTTGCCACCGGTTGGTAAATAA